A section of the Oncorhynchus tshawytscha isolate Ot180627B linkage group LG09, Otsh_v2.0, whole genome shotgun sequence genome encodes:
- the LOC112258957 gene encoding uncharacterized protein LOC112258957 isoform X1: protein MSKRRESAMSRLEITRELLVQYISDTLSNIHTVREFCDRYSKWAPQRQTELEMMRDIKERAERIDLKFDHVRKSATKAKAFGEFVWSGLTQVTADSRREGLEKELGAVLKDTLGGLEKLDYFLNAVECLAVTCLLVFEENRFLCLPQGTSPASVQAVIIAARMACPLLIHFKRDAKAFFMPSLLNVEVLACQLDRYIEISQQVCKRMEKGLQIRQQPESKLGSSVSQMMFWKKRNDIPVVNLGGVSEESIQNMLQHLNQLSEIRMDQNLRLTFLFKEAAQRFIGQFSQRRPRMERFLTELEGNAMQLDRMKLGAKISSVAGSSVGAAGGILSIVGLALTPVTAGVSLALTIAGLSLGVTSGVNSLTTGITEMKVNSIHEKKASDIFQNFMEDVESLQECLEDVARNMEPILGQSTVNMVGARKVIATTWTIGKRIDSLVDLSSGFKSAEVLRNKDLISSAGKLALQEGKVARNLPKLAEDIPDIGQVAKGTPLALSKSVRAGLITLNVLFVGLDVFFICKDSVSLAKGSKSERSQLIRARSALWRTEMESWQKIHDSLCRGLLTLEKSQIVLEQPFYPLEEKLRGKKSMCMTQ from the exons ATGTCAAAACGCAGGGAGAGCGCCATGTCACG ATTAGAGATAACAAGGGAGCTCTTGGTCCAGTACATCTCAGACACCCTCAGCAACATTCACACAGTGAGGGAGTTCTGTGACAGGTATTCCAAATGGGCCCCTCAGAGGCAGACAGAACTGGAAATGATGAGGGACATCAAGGAGAGGGCCGAGAGAATTGACCTTAAGTTCGACCATGTCCGTAAGTCGGCGACCAAGGCCAAGGCATTTGGGGAGTTCGTATGGAGCGGTCTGACCCAGGTGACTGCAGACAGTAGGCGTGAAGGGCTGGAGAAGGAGCTGGGAGCTGTACTAAAGGACACTCTGGGAGGCCTGGAGAAGCTGGATTACTTCCTGAATGCTGTGGAGTGTCTGGCGGtcacctgtctgttggtgtttgaGGAGAACAGGTTCCTCTGTCTGCCTCAGGGGACGAGCCCTGCCAGTGTTCAGGCTGTCATCATTGCTGCCAGAATGGCCTGCCCTCTCCTCATCCATTTTAAGAGGGATGCTAAGGCCTTCTTTATGCCCAGCCTCCTCAATGTAGAGGTGCTGGCCTGCCAACTGGACAGATACATAGAAATCAGCCAGCAGGTCTGTAAAAGGATGGAGAAGGG ATTACAGATCAGACAACAGCCTGAGAGTAAACTTGG TAGCTCAGTCAGTCAAATGATGTTTTGGAAAAAGAGGAATGACATCCCTGTGGTCAACCTTGGTGGTGTGAGTGAAGAGTCCATACAAAATATGCTCCAACATTTGAATCAGCTGAGTGAGATCAG GATGGACCAGAACCTCAGACTGACGTTCCTGTTCAAAGAGGCTGCTCAGCGCTTCATTGGTCAGTTCAGCCAGCGCCGACCCAGGATGGAGCGGTTTCTGACTGAGCTGGAAGGAAATGCTATGCAGCTGGACAGGATGAAGCTGGGGGCTAAGATCTCCAGTGTGGCAGGCAGCTCAGTGGGGGCGGCTGGAGGAATCCTATCCATCGTGGGCTTAGCTCTGACCCCTGTCACTGCTGGGGTGTCACTGGCTCTCACCATTGCAGGGCTCAGCCTGGGGGTCACCAGTGGGGTCAACAGTTTAACTACTGGTATCACAGAGATGAAGGTCAATAGCATCCATGAGAAGAAAGCCAGTGACATATTCCAGAATTTCATGGAGGATGTGGAGAGTCTCCAGGAGTGTCTGGAGGATGTGGCCAGGAATATGGAGCCCATCCTGGGGCAGAGCACGGTGAACATGGTTGGAGCAAGGAAGGTGATTGCCACCACTTGGACCATCGGAAAACGCATTGACTCCCTAGTTGACCTTTCCTCAGGTTTTAAGTCTGCAGAAGTCCTTAGAAACAAAGATCTGATCTCAAGCGCTGGTAAGTTGGCACTCCAGGAAGGCAAAGTAGCACGAAACCTACCCAAGCTAGCCGAGGACATCCCGGACATTGGACAGGTGGCCAAAGGCACCCCACTAGCCCTCTCCAAGTCAGTGCGGGCTGGTCTCATCACCCTCAACGTCCTCTTCGTTGGCCTGGATGTCTTCTTCATCTGTAAAGACAGCGTCAGCCTGGCCAAAGGCAGCAAGAGTGAGAGATCCCAGCTCATCCGTGCCAGATCAGCATTGTGGCGCACAGAGATGGAGTCCTGGCAGAAGATCCATGACTCACTGTGTAGAGGTCTATTAACATTAGAGAAAAGTCAGATCGTCCTGGAGCAGCCATTTTACCCTCTGGAGGAGAAGCTGAGAGGGAAGAAATCAATGTGTATGACACAGTAG
- the LOC112258957 gene encoding uncharacterized protein LOC112258957 isoform X2: MSKRRESAMSRLEITRELLVQYISDTLSNIHTVREFCDRYSKWAPQRQTELEMMRDIKERAERIDLKFDHVRKSATKAKAFGEFVWSGLTQVTADSRREGLEKELGAVLKDTLGGLEKLDYFLNAVECLAVTCLLVFEENRFLCLPQGTSPASVQAVIIAARMACPLLIHFKRDAKAFFMPSLLNVEVLACQLDRYIEISQQVCKRMEKGLQIRQQPESKLGSVSQMMFWKKRNDIPVVNLGGVSEESIQNMLQHLNQLSEIRMDQNLRLTFLFKEAAQRFIGQFSQRRPRMERFLTELEGNAMQLDRMKLGAKISSVAGSSVGAAGGILSIVGLALTPVTAGVSLALTIAGLSLGVTSGVNSLTTGITEMKVNSIHEKKASDIFQNFMEDVESLQECLEDVARNMEPILGQSTVNMVGARKVIATTWTIGKRIDSLVDLSSGFKSAEVLRNKDLISSAGKLALQEGKVARNLPKLAEDIPDIGQVAKGTPLALSKSVRAGLITLNVLFVGLDVFFICKDSVSLAKGSKSERSQLIRARSALWRTEMESWQKIHDSLCRGLLTLEKSQIVLEQPFYPLEEKLRGKKSMCMTQ; encoded by the exons ATGTCAAAACGCAGGGAGAGCGCCATGTCACG ATTAGAGATAACAAGGGAGCTCTTGGTCCAGTACATCTCAGACACCCTCAGCAACATTCACACAGTGAGGGAGTTCTGTGACAGGTATTCCAAATGGGCCCCTCAGAGGCAGACAGAACTGGAAATGATGAGGGACATCAAGGAGAGGGCCGAGAGAATTGACCTTAAGTTCGACCATGTCCGTAAGTCGGCGACCAAGGCCAAGGCATTTGGGGAGTTCGTATGGAGCGGTCTGACCCAGGTGACTGCAGACAGTAGGCGTGAAGGGCTGGAGAAGGAGCTGGGAGCTGTACTAAAGGACACTCTGGGAGGCCTGGAGAAGCTGGATTACTTCCTGAATGCTGTGGAGTGTCTGGCGGtcacctgtctgttggtgtttgaGGAGAACAGGTTCCTCTGTCTGCCTCAGGGGACGAGCCCTGCCAGTGTTCAGGCTGTCATCATTGCTGCCAGAATGGCCTGCCCTCTCCTCATCCATTTTAAGAGGGATGCTAAGGCCTTCTTTATGCCCAGCCTCCTCAATGTAGAGGTGCTGGCCTGCCAACTGGACAGATACATAGAAATCAGCCAGCAGGTCTGTAAAAGGATGGAGAAGGG ATTACAGATCAGACAACAGCCTGAGAGTAAACTTGG CTCAGTCAGTCAAATGATGTTTTGGAAAAAGAGGAATGACATCCCTGTGGTCAACCTTGGTGGTGTGAGTGAAGAGTCCATACAAAATATGCTCCAACATTTGAATCAGCTGAGTGAGATCAG GATGGACCAGAACCTCAGACTGACGTTCCTGTTCAAAGAGGCTGCTCAGCGCTTCATTGGTCAGTTCAGCCAGCGCCGACCCAGGATGGAGCGGTTTCTGACTGAGCTGGAAGGAAATGCTATGCAGCTGGACAGGATGAAGCTGGGGGCTAAGATCTCCAGTGTGGCAGGCAGCTCAGTGGGGGCGGCTGGAGGAATCCTATCCATCGTGGGCTTAGCTCTGACCCCTGTCACTGCTGGGGTGTCACTGGCTCTCACCATTGCAGGGCTCAGCCTGGGGGTCACCAGTGGGGTCAACAGTTTAACTACTGGTATCACAGAGATGAAGGTCAATAGCATCCATGAGAAGAAAGCCAGTGACATATTCCAGAATTTCATGGAGGATGTGGAGAGTCTCCAGGAGTGTCTGGAGGATGTGGCCAGGAATATGGAGCCCATCCTGGGGCAGAGCACGGTGAACATGGTTGGAGCAAGGAAGGTGATTGCCACCACTTGGACCATCGGAAAACGCATTGACTCCCTAGTTGACCTTTCCTCAGGTTTTAAGTCTGCAGAAGTCCTTAGAAACAAAGATCTGATCTCAAGCGCTGGTAAGTTGGCACTCCAGGAAGGCAAAGTAGCACGAAACCTACCCAAGCTAGCCGAGGACATCCCGGACATTGGACAGGTGGCCAAAGGCACCCCACTAGCCCTCTCCAAGTCAGTGCGGGCTGGTCTCATCACCCTCAACGTCCTCTTCGTTGGCCTGGATGTCTTCTTCATCTGTAAAGACAGCGTCAGCCTGGCCAAAGGCAGCAAGAGTGAGAGATCCCAGCTCATCCGTGCCAGATCAGCATTGTGGCGCACAGAGATGGAGTCCTGGCAGAAGATCCATGACTCACTGTGTAGAGGTCTATTAACATTAGAGAAAAGTCAGATCGTCCTGGAGCAGCCATTTTACCCTCTGGAGGAGAAGCTGAGAGGGAAGAAATCAATGTGTATGACACAGTAG